A genomic stretch from Methanomassiliicoccales archaeon includes:
- a CDS encoding amidohydrolase family protein: protein MHYVSGLMLTDEGFIEGHIGFEDGRIAEIGRGKARSNLAKGIIVPTIVNAHTHLADFLVPLDLSLPLDQIVAPPDGLKHRMLREIPEDRLMKSMRDLACYMLRRGISHFIDFREGGVSGAHLLSKIKDGTAKPIIFGRPSHLEFVREEVDEILKVADGIGVSAISDWDYSVLKDLASYVRKKKKRFALHASEIIREDIDKILDLKPSYIVHMTVATDSDLELCAQENVPIVVCPRSNLLFGRIPPMDRMIKKGVRIALGTDNAMFSLPDMFTELDFAGRILRYQGVKKVDDVLTMVFKTGREILGLKGFSEFTPGELCDFMVIESKRGDPVTDLVFRSSSSDPIMVCIGKEILRKNERIDESMN, encoded by the coding sequence ATGCATTACGTCTCTGGCTTGATGCTCACAGATGAGGGGTTCATCGAAGGCCATATCGGGTTCGAAGACGGGAGAATCGCTGAGATCGGAAGGGGTAAGGCGCGATCAAACCTTGCAAAAGGCATTATCGTCCCGACAATCGTCAACGCGCACACGCATCTCGCCGATTTTCTTGTGCCGTTGGACCTTTCTCTTCCCCTTGATCAAATTGTTGCTCCGCCTGACGGGCTGAAGCATCGAATGCTAAGAGAGATTCCAGAAGATCGATTAATGAAATCGATGAGGGACCTCGCTTGTTATATGCTGAGACGCGGAATTTCTCATTTTATCGATTTCCGCGAAGGCGGTGTGAGCGGTGCACACTTATTATCAAAAATAAAAGATGGTACGGCAAAGCCTATCATCTTCGGACGGCCGAGTCATCTCGAATTTGTCAGGGAGGAGGTAGATGAGATACTGAAGGTAGCGGATGGGATCGGAGTTTCCGCGATCTCTGACTGGGACTACTCAGTGTTGAAGGATCTTGCGTCTTACGTAAGAAAGAAAAAGAAACGATTTGCACTTCACGCTAGCGAGATAATAAGAGAAGACATTGATAAGATTCTCGATTTGAAACCTTCTTATATCGTTCACATGACTGTTGCTACTGATAGTGACCTTGAACTCTGTGCACAGGAGAATGTTCCGATTGTTGTTTGTCCAAGATCAAATCTGTTATTTGGCCGAATTCCACCGATGGATCGGATGATCAAGAAGGGGGTTCGGATAGCCCTTGGCACAGACAACGCGATGTTCTCATTGCCAGATATGTTTACCGAGCTCGATTTTGCCGGGAGAATTCTGAGATATCAGGGCGTCAAGAAAGTTGACGATGTTTTAACTATGGTGTTCAAGACAGGACGAGAAATCCTCGGATTGAAAGGATTCTCTGAATTCACCCCAGGTGAACTTTGCGATTTCATGGTCATCGAATCGAAGAGAGGGGATCCTGTGACCGATCTGGTCTTTCGAAGCAGTTCATCAGATCCAATTATGGTGTGCATCGGAAAGGAAATTTTGAGAAAAAATGAAAGAATCGACGAATCAATGAATTAA
- a CDS encoding carboxymuconolactone decarboxylase family protein — translation MKKQQKNDKAEKAVKELGKKMCGYIPETLAHIKEYNPDLAVLIGDMDKIMVEDGALDRKTKRLIALACVAVRMCEDCIYPQAKVAKNYGATKKEIIEALQVAVLTGGVPVWSVAKKGVTKLFKEWDQEE, via the coding sequence ATGAAGAAGCAGCAGAAAAATGACAAGGCTGAAAAAGCGGTGAAGGAACTCGGCAAGAAGATGTGCGGGTATATCCCTGAAACGCTAGCACACATCAAAGAGTACAATCCTGATCTCGCTGTGCTGATTGGCGACATGGATAAGATCATGGTTGAAGACGGCGCACTGGACAGAAAAACGAAAAGGCTGATTGCGCTCGCTTGCGTCGCCGTTAGAATGTGTGAAGATTGTATTTATCCGCAAGCGAAAGTTGCCAAGAATTACGGTGCCACAAAGAAGGAAATCATCGAGGCTCTTCAAGTTGCGGTATTAACTGGCGGGGTCCCCGTTTGGTCGGTTGCAAAGAAAGGGGTCACGAAGCTATTTAAGGAATGGGATCAGGAGGAATAG
- a CDS encoding universal stress protein, giving the protein MALFKRILIPTDGSEYTKAAIAKGLELAKLMNAEVTAMYVVDQTSFINFPMDSTMVSVYSLLEKEGKDAVEYVRKEGEKIGVKVETIVEEGSPVRKIVDASKNFDLIVMGTLGRTGFSKLLLGSVAERVVRYADCPVMVVRAARRESQ; this is encoded by the coding sequence ATGGCTCTCTTCAAGAGAATATTGATCCCAACTGATGGAAGCGAGTACACAAAGGCCGCGATTGCCAAAGGACTTGAACTGGCAAAACTGATGAATGCGGAAGTCACAGCAATGTATGTGGTTGATCAGACTTCTTTTATTAATTTTCCAATGGATTCGACAATGGTCAGCGTTTACTCGCTTCTTGAGAAAGAAGGTAAAGATGCTGTCGAATACGTCAGAAAAGAAGGAGAAAAAATTGGTGTGAAGGTTGAGACCATTGTCGAGGAAGGATCACCTGTGAGAAAGATCGTCGATGCGTCAAAGAATTTCGATCTCATTGTCATGGGCACACTAGGTCGCACTGGATTTTCGAAACTACTGCTAGGTAGCGTGGCGGAAAGGGTTGTTAGATATGCAGACTGTCCTGTGATGGTCGTCAGAGCGGCCAGGAGGGAATCGCAATGA
- a CDS encoding CBS domain-containing protein, translating into MTLIEEIMTPNPIVAQIPSSRNEVLKIMVKHNLTGLPVIRRNDGILAGMITRQDIFEKPDEEQLALIMNRDPPVIGPKDNVKKAAELFITKQVRHLPVVDEAKLIGIVTPTDLLSVVEKVATNIPVEKVIRSPCVPIYQDAPLAVALVTFKVSKASALPVLDDTGRLVGILTDRDIFNKSYINGSVAMADLGIGQDEDEWTWEGLRNVMKLWYEVSKIELPGLPVREIMVREPVTVFKKTSVSEAARVMRKNDFGQLPVRDSKDNLLAMIYDFDVISVLLGGQ; encoded by the coding sequence ATGACCCTGATCGAAGAGATCATGACCCCTAATCCAATCGTCGCACAAATTCCAAGCAGCAGAAACGAAGTACTCAAAATCATGGTCAAACACAATCTCACTGGCCTGCCAGTCATAAGAAGAAATGATGGGATACTGGCAGGAATGATCACGAGACAGGACATCTTTGAAAAACCCGATGAAGAGCAACTCGCTCTCATCATGAACAGAGATCCACCGGTTATCGGTCCGAAAGACAACGTGAAAAAAGCCGCAGAATTATTCATCACCAAGCAGGTGCGACATCTACCAGTTGTCGATGAGGCCAAACTGATCGGCATTGTGACGCCAACTGACCTTTTGAGCGTCGTCGAAAAAGTTGCAACGAATATCCCCGTTGAGAAAGTGATCAGATCGCCATGCGTTCCGATTTATCAGGATGCACCACTTGCGGTCGCCCTTGTCACTTTCAAAGTGAGCAAGGCAAGCGCGTTGCCAGTTCTCGATGACACTGGCAGACTCGTCGGCATCCTCACGGACAGGGACATCTTCAACAAATCGTATATCAATGGTTCTGTAGCAATGGCTGACCTCGGAATCGGACAGGATGAGGACGAGTGGACATGGGAAGGTCTCAGGAACGTGATGAAACTCTGGTATGAAGTTTCAAAAATCGAGCTACCCGGATTGCCCGTGAGAGAGATCATGGTGCGAGAGCCTGTGACTGTCTTCAAGAAGACAAGCGTCTCCGAGGCAGCACGTGTTATGAGGAAGAACGATTTTGGTCAACTGCCTGTCAGAGATTCGAAGGATAATCTACTTGCGATGATTTACGATTTCGATGTCATTTCTGTTCTGTTAGGTGGTCAATGA
- the glyS gene encoding glycine--tRNA ligase, producing the protein MDASDILALCKRRGFIWPAFEIYGGVAGMYDYGPLGIAMKNNIIDIWRKAYTLGEGFIEIDGPTIGPEIVFKASGHVDAFSDSIVSCTRCKESFRADHLAKGLHSNPDSLSNEELSKLLKENGVKCPECGGDLTDVEDFNLMFKTTIGPGAGRIGYLRPETAQGIFVDYLHLYRFVREKLPFGVIQIGRGYRNEISPRQGVIRLREFNMMEAELFVDPENKTWPRFEKIKNEKMKLVPNNGNEIEITVGEAVERRMIGNATLAYFMYFTQEFLKTVGIDPNRLRFRQHLQTEMAHYASDCWDAEVLLSYGWTEVVGIADRGCWDLSRHIEYSNADLTAFKKYEEPVEIEKEVIKPKYELLGPKFKGKSAKIGKALEEIDPSRIKDGKITIDVDGEKITVGSEFFEIVRIKEKVTGRKIVPHVIEPSHGLDRILYACLEHAYTQKSDGYVVLRLKPAVAPIKVGVFPLMAKDGLDVKAAEIDERIRMSGITSYYDDSGSIGRRYARMDEIGTPWCITVDYETLKDGTVTIRDRDTTRQVRIHEEKIIPTINSLLCGTPFSTLEQ; encoded by the coding sequence ATGGACGCGAGCGATATTCTTGCACTCTGCAAGCGTAGAGGATTTATTTGGCCAGCATTCGAGATCTATGGCGGTGTTGCTGGCATGTATGATTACGGTCCGCTCGGCATCGCGATGAAAAATAACATCATCGATATTTGGCGGAAGGCATACACCCTAGGAGAAGGATTTATCGAGATCGACGGCCCCACAATCGGCCCTGAAATTGTGTTCAAGGCATCGGGGCACGTTGACGCGTTCTCCGATTCGATAGTCTCCTGCACACGGTGCAAGGAATCATTCCGGGCGGATCACTTGGCGAAGGGTTTGCACAGCAACCCGGACTCCCTTTCAAATGAGGAACTTTCGAAATTGCTGAAAGAAAATGGTGTTAAGTGTCCTGAATGTGGCGGCGATCTAACGGATGTCGAAGATTTCAACCTCATGTTCAAGACCACGATAGGTCCTGGTGCGGGAAGAATAGGATATTTGAGACCAGAGACGGCTCAGGGCATCTTCGTCGATTATTTGCATCTTTACAGATTCGTGAGGGAGAAGTTACCGTTTGGTGTTATTCAGATCGGACGGGGCTACAGAAACGAGATTTCACCGCGCCAAGGTGTCATTAGGCTGCGAGAATTCAATATGATGGAAGCTGAACTCTTTGTCGATCCAGAGAACAAAACCTGGCCAAGATTCGAAAAAATTAAGAATGAAAAGATGAAGCTCGTACCGAACAATGGTAACGAGATCGAAATTACTGTCGGGGAAGCGGTTGAAAGGCGTATGATCGGGAATGCGACGCTGGCCTATTTCATGTACTTCACTCAAGAATTTTTGAAGACTGTTGGTATCGATCCAAACCGCCTGCGATTCAGACAGCATTTGCAGACGGAAATGGCTCATTACGCGTCGGATTGCTGGGATGCAGAAGTACTTTTATCATACGGATGGACAGAGGTTGTTGGCATCGCTGATCGTGGCTGCTGGGACCTTTCTAGACATATCGAGTACTCGAATGCTGATCTCACCGCTTTCAAGAAGTATGAGGAGCCGGTCGAAATTGAAAAAGAGGTCATCAAACCGAAGTACGAGCTTTTAGGTCCTAAATTCAAGGGGAAATCAGCGAAAATCGGAAAAGCGCTGGAGGAGATCGATCCTTCTAGAATCAAGGATGGAAAGATCACGATTGATGTGGACGGCGAGAAGATAACGGTGGGAAGCGAATTCTTTGAAATTGTCAGGATAAAGGAGAAGGTTACGGGCAGAAAAATCGTGCCCCATGTGATCGAGCCGTCCCATGGACTAGATAGGATACTCTATGCATGCCTGGAACATGCATACACTCAAAAGAGTGATGGCTATGTGGTGCTGAGACTCAAACCCGCTGTCGCCCCGATCAAAGTCGGAGTATTTCCGCTCATGGCAAAGGATGGTCTTGATGTAAAAGCTGCGGAAATTGATGAACGGATACGGATGAGCGGCATCACTTCGTATTACGACGATTCTGGCTCGATTGGCAGGAGATATGCCAGAATGGACGAGATTGGCACCCCATGGTGCATTACGGTTGATTACGAAACACTAAAAGACGGAACAGTGACGATTAGAGACAGAGATACGACGAGGCAGGTTAGGATTCATGAGGAAAAGATCATTCCAACGATAAATTCGCTGCTTTGTGGTACACCGTTCAGCACATTGGAACAGTGA
- a CDS encoding CBS domain-containing protein, producing MRGENLESVKVREQIRSVLDLTKAGDIMKTEFEVVDPDTTISNVVSRMRALDLHEIPVVEDHNKFVGIVSYASLIKRRNLPITTKAKSVVEIPPKITSSTVLTDLAEKVVSTSYRQMPVLRGKRISGIVSREDIVRIVPKVKELASMPVSEIMTTDVRSVREKDPIRVAVDLMSKLEIRTLPVVDDGGKLTGIIGIKEIINYNWQERRRETVGELVGSSEPIEIEVGSLAIDHPLTVAPQAHLHEAIRIMIDNKISTLPIVEDEKLKGIITTYDIVELVASFKARDMVYVQITGLEEEDRLSLDVMDEEIERGLKKIAKISKPALFTLHVSKYNEAGNVAKYSLNGRLITEDKVFVAKATEWNLMKATISLMHTLSEMVKDAKDEMVDQRKKARLSL from the coding sequence TTGAGGGGAGAAAATCTAGAATCAGTGAAGGTGAGAGAGCAGATTCGGTCAGTGCTCGATTTGACAAAGGCTGGAGATATCATGAAGACTGAGTTTGAGGTCGTCGACCCTGACACAACGATTTCTAATGTCGTCTCAAGGATGAGAGCGCTGGATCTGCATGAAATACCAGTTGTTGAAGATCACAATAAATTCGTTGGCATTGTGAGTTACGCTTCACTTATCAAGCGAAGGAATCTGCCAATCACGACTAAGGCGAAATCGGTTGTTGAAATTCCTCCGAAAATCACATCGAGCACCGTTCTCACCGATCTTGCTGAAAAAGTCGTGTCAACGAGTTACCGACAGATGCCAGTCCTCAGAGGAAAGAGGATTTCTGGCATCGTTTCCAGAGAGGATATTGTGAGAATCGTCCCGAAGGTCAAGGAGCTCGCATCGATGCCTGTATCGGAGATCATGACGACAGATGTTCGATCAGTTCGAGAAAAAGATCCGATCAGAGTCGCAGTCGATCTGATGTCGAAGCTCGAGATCAGGACCTTGCCGGTCGTCGATGACGGCGGAAAATTGACCGGTATCATAGGGATAAAGGAGATTATCAATTATAACTGGCAGGAGCGGAGAAGGGAAACCGTTGGCGAACTCGTAGGCAGTAGCGAGCCTATCGAGATTGAAGTTGGTTCCTTGGCCATCGATCATCCATTGACCGTGGCGCCACAAGCGCATCTGCACGAAGCGATCAGGATCATGATAGATAACAAGATTTCAACGCTTCCAATCGTCGAAGATGAGAAGTTAAAGGGAATCATCACAACTTACGATATCGTTGAGCTCGTTGCATCGTTCAAGGCAAGGGACATGGTCTATGTGCAAATCACTGGTTTAGAAGAGGAAGATCGCTTGTCCCTTGACGTCATGGATGAAGAGATCGAGAGGGGACTGAAAAAGATCGCGAAGATATCGAAACCAGCTCTTTTCACCCTCCACGTTTCAAAGTACAACGAAGCTGGCAACGTGGCGAAATACAGTCTCAACGGTCGTCTCATCACCGAGGATAAAGTATTCGTGGCGAAGGCAACCGAATGGAACCTAATGAAGGCAACAATATCGTTGATGCACACACTCTCAGAGATGGTTAAGGATGCGAAAGACGAGATGGTTGACCAGAGAAAGAAGGCGCGGCTATCTTTATAA
- a CDS encoding valine--tRNA ligase, which translates to MSQYDPVPTERKWQQKWKEWGIYRFDFSSSKPVYSIDNPPRYTSGALHLGHATGYSLIDFAARYKRMRGYNVFFPLCFDVNGTPTEVKVEKEYGITKLSVPRQEYIRLCKEYAESFIDEMTRQFEILGTCMDPSIYYQTDAPYYRRITQISFLRMLKKGLVYKGTFPVNWCPRCITALADAEVEYERNVTNLNYIKFKIKGTDDYAIIATTRPELLCTCQMVAVHPDDEKHKTLIGKTLLTPLYEKEVTVIADNKVDPGFGSGVVMICTIGDKDDLEWVMKYNLPLEKGIDEQGRMTEIAGPYAGLKVKEARKRIIEDLKNAGLLVKQIEIEQNVGTCWRCHEPIEYLQIPQWFLKTLDFKDEVLAKAEEIRWFPEFMKIRLRDWVMSLEWDWVISRQRYFATPIPVWECMNCGEIVPAREEDCYVDPTVDPPPVESCPKCGGPLKGCEDVFDTWMDSSISPLYNTFWLRDEEKFKKLYPMSLRPQSHDIIRTWAFYTILREYLLVGERPWNDIMIHGFIMAADGTPMHASKGNVIDPMPILEKNGADALRYYACTCSLGEDNAFREKDVVHGGRLCTKLWNIGRFVGSVIKEKPKVCELRTVDRWILSKYSRVVKLATEHCENYSFDKAMREIEQFAWHEFADHYIEMVKYRVWKEDDEGAKYTLYTVCLGIMKMFAPFLPHVTEEVYQTTFRQFEGDISIHVSMWPEPILVDEVSEEKGEFAKEIISAIRSWKAENGIPLNETLRLVEIIGENAKNLKGCERDIMETVRAIELKVEKEAKVEEIIVGIRPIKSKIGPRFKERAKEVSSIISQLSIEDIAKGIDSGHLEITLSDGTLVTLEKDMFEIEKKLMLQGVEVETIQVGEVLVAIRR; encoded by the coding sequence ATGAGTCAATACGATCCCGTGCCGACAGAAAGGAAATGGCAACAGAAATGGAAGGAATGGGGAATCTATCGATTCGATTTCTCGTCTTCCAAACCGGTGTACAGCATCGACAACCCGCCTCGATATACATCCGGGGCTCTTCATCTTGGTCATGCAACTGGCTATTCCCTCATCGACTTTGCGGCGCGATACAAGAGAATGAGGGGTTACAACGTTTTCTTCCCCCTCTGCTTCGATGTCAACGGCACACCAACGGAAGTCAAAGTGGAAAAAGAATACGGAATCACGAAATTATCAGTTCCGAGGCAAGAATACATCAGACTCTGCAAGGAGTACGCCGAAAGCTTCATCGATGAGATGACGCGGCAATTCGAGATCCTGGGCACCTGCATGGATCCCAGCATTTACTATCAGACGGACGCGCCGTACTACAGGAGAATCACTCAGATTTCGTTTTTACGGATGCTGAAAAAAGGACTTGTTTACAAGGGAACCTTTCCAGTCAACTGGTGTCCTAGATGCATCACGGCGCTTGCAGATGCGGAGGTTGAATACGAACGGAATGTGACGAATCTTAATTATATCAAATTCAAAATCAAGGGCACAGACGATTATGCGATTATTGCAACGACGAGACCTGAACTTCTCTGCACGTGCCAGATGGTCGCAGTGCACCCTGATGATGAGAAACATAAAACACTCATTGGAAAAACGTTGTTAACGCCTCTTTACGAAAAAGAGGTCACCGTGATTGCAGATAATAAAGTCGATCCTGGCTTCGGTTCTGGCGTTGTTATGATCTGCACGATCGGCGATAAGGATGACCTCGAATGGGTGATGAAATATAACCTTCCTCTTGAAAAGGGAATTGACGAGCAGGGTAGAATGACGGAGATCGCAGGACCGTATGCCGGTCTCAAGGTAAAAGAGGCGAGGAAGCGCATCATTGAAGATCTCAAGAATGCAGGATTGCTTGTCAAACAGATCGAGATTGAACAGAACGTCGGCACTTGTTGGCGATGCCATGAACCAATTGAATATCTGCAGATTCCCCAGTGGTTCCTGAAAACGCTCGATTTCAAAGACGAAGTTCTCGCGAAGGCGGAAGAGATCCGGTGGTTCCCCGAATTCATGAAGATCAGGCTGAGAGATTGGGTGATGTCCCTTGAATGGGATTGGGTCATTTCCAGGCAGCGATACTTCGCCACGCCAATTCCCGTATGGGAATGTATGAATTGCGGTGAAATCGTTCCAGCCCGCGAAGAAGATTGCTACGTTGATCCGACTGTTGATCCACCGCCAGTTGAAAGCTGTCCGAAATGCGGTGGACCGCTCAAAGGATGCGAAGATGTCTTCGATACATGGATGGATTCAAGCATTTCACCCCTCTACAATACATTCTGGCTAAGAGACGAAGAGAAATTCAAAAAACTGTATCCAATGTCCCTCCGTCCGCAATCGCATGATATCATCAGGACATGGGCATTTTACACAATCCTCAGGGAATACCTGCTTGTCGGCGAGAGACCATGGAATGACATCATGATCCACGGATTCATCATGGCCGCAGATGGAACGCCGATGCATGCATCAAAAGGCAATGTTATCGATCCAATGCCGATTCTCGAAAAGAATGGTGCGGATGCATTGAGATATTACGCGTGCACTTGCTCTCTTGGCGAGGATAACGCGTTTAGAGAGAAGGACGTTGTCCACGGTGGCAGACTATGCACAAAGCTCTGGAACATCGGCAGATTCGTTGGCAGTGTGATCAAAGAAAAACCGAAGGTCTGTGAATTAAGAACAGTTGACAGATGGATACTTTCGAAATACAGCCGGGTCGTCAAATTGGCTACGGAGCACTGCGAGAACTATTCGTTCGACAAAGCGATGCGTGAAATCGAGCAGTTTGCATGGCATGAATTCGCTGATCATTACATAGAGATGGTCAAGTACAGGGTTTGGAAGGAGGACGATGAGGGTGCGAAATACACACTTTACACGGTCTGCCTTGGCATTATGAAAATGTTCGCGCCATTCCTCCCACACGTAACCGAAGAGGTGTATCAGACGACTTTCCGTCAATTTGAGGGTGACATAAGCATCCATGTTTCGATGTGGCCTGAACCGATCCTTGTTGATGAAGTGAGTGAGGAAAAAGGTGAATTCGCGAAAGAGATCATCAGCGCCATCAGATCTTGGAAAGCGGAAAATGGAATTCCGCTTAACGAAACTCTTCGTCTTGTCGAAATCATCGGGGAAAACGCGAAGAATCTCAAGGGTTGCGAGAGAGATATCATGGAAACTGTAAGAGCAATAGAACTCAAAGTTGAAAAGGAAGCAAAGGTGGAAGAGATCATTGTTGGTATCAGGCCAATAAAATCAAAAATCGGGCCACGGTTCAAAGAGAGGGCAAAAGAGGTTTCTTCAATTATCAGCCAGTTGAGCATAGAAGATATTGCGAAAGGAATTGACAGTGGTCATTTGGAAATCACGTTATCCGATGGCACACTTGTGACTCTCGAGAAAGACATGTTCGAGATCGAAAAGAAACTCATGTTGCAAGGCGTTGAGGTGGAGACGATTCAGGTAGGAGAGGTGCTCGTCGCCATTAGAAGGTGA
- a CDS encoding DEAD/DEAH box helicase translates to MVKSFETFGIDDRILKAVSKMGFVEPTPVQTAAIPFMMEKRDAIVQAQTGTGKTAAFAIPVLQHINKLKKNLDHSVKGPFALVLVPTRELAIQVSEEMAKLGEYLKIRSLPVYGGQSISLQLKELEKGVDVVVGTPGRIIDHLKRGSLNQQNIKFVVLDEADRMLDMGFIDDIKFIISRLPKERHTSLFSATIPGEIRRLAIDHMHQPEMIIVSEEELVLPSTQQIYFSVGRRNKIWALCRVLDKEKPKAIIFCQTKKMVDVLYGRLKSYGYPVEAIHGDLPQSKREKVIRDFRKGVVKILVATDVAARGLDIEDVSLVVNYDIPESPEWYVHRIGRTGRAGKIGKAITFVSAEEKGILEDIQQFGKTKIEKAEVPETGRKDIVRKIWDFDEYQDIYGMVKVKIKIGKNEGLLVNDLINIIVSNARINEILIGVVEIGEDETVFEVHKDVAFNVIRTLQRIKIRGKSPRPEPIPREA, encoded by the coding sequence ATGGTCAAGAGTTTTGAAACATTTGGTATCGATGATAGAATATTGAAAGCCGTAAGTAAGATGGGTTTTGTGGAACCGACGCCCGTTCAAACTGCTGCGATTCCATTCATGATGGAAAAGCGAGATGCAATTGTCCAGGCACAGACAGGAACGGGCAAGACGGCAGCATTTGCGATTCCAGTTTTACAGCATATCAATAAATTGAAGAAAAATTTGGATCATTCAGTGAAAGGACCTTTTGCCCTCGTTCTCGTCCCAACAAGAGAACTAGCGATTCAAGTTTCTGAAGAAATGGCAAAACTTGGCGAGTATCTCAAAATCAGATCGTTGCCCGTTTATGGTGGCCAATCGATCTCTCTTCAGTTAAAAGAACTGGAAAAAGGAGTCGATGTTGTTGTTGGGACGCCTGGTCGAATCATCGATCACCTCAAAAGAGGATCACTAAACCAACAGAACATTAAATTCGTGGTTCTTGACGAAGCTGATCGGATGCTCGATATGGGTTTCATTGATGATATTAAATTCATTATCAGTCGCCTTCCGAAAGAGAGACATACATCTCTTTTTTCCGCAACAATCCCAGGGGAGATCCGAAGACTCGCGATAGATCACATGCACCAGCCTGAGATGATCATTGTGAGTGAGGAAGAACTCGTCCTTCCCTCAACTCAGCAAATCTATTTCAGCGTCGGGAGGCGGAATAAGATCTGGGCCCTGTGTCGTGTGCTCGATAAAGAAAAACCAAAAGCAATCATCTTCTGCCAGACAAAGAAAATGGTCGATGTACTCTATGGAAGACTGAAATCATACGGTTATCCAGTCGAAGCGATCCACGGTGATCTTCCACAATCCAAGAGAGAAAAAGTTATCAGAGATTTCAGAAAAGGTGTTGTAAAAATTCTCGTCGCGACCGATGTCGCGGCAAGAGGTCTTGATATTGAGGACGTCAGTCTTGTGGTCAATTACGACATCCCAGAAAGCCCGGAATGGTACGTTCATCGAATTGGAAGAACTGGACGAGCTGGGAAGATCGGCAAAGCGATCACATTCGTGAGCGCCGAAGAGAAGGGCATTTTAGAAGACATCCAGCAATTTGGAAAAACAAAAATCGAAAAAGCAGAGGTGCCCGAAACAGGCCGTAAAGACATCGTCAGAAAAATTTGGGATTTTGATGAGTATCAGGATATCTACGGTATGGTCAAGGTCAAGATCAAAATTGGCAAGAACGAGGGACTCCTTGTTAACGATCTCATCAACATTATCGTTTCGAACGCAAGAATCAACGAGATTCTCATCGGTGTTGTTGAAATTGGGGAAGACGAGACAGTATTCGAAGTTCACAAAGATGTTGCATTTAACGTGATCAGGACACTTCAAAGAATAAAAATTAGAGGGAAGAGTCCAAGACCAGAACCCATTCCACGGGAAGCCTGA
- a CDS encoding radical SAM protein — MRIESILKKAESGDGISKEEALTLLREIKPGSKEMYLLMHTADHLSRRQFNNKGEVHAQVGLNWALCSKSCEFCAFAEKHGIASKTIELSEDEVVRRAKNFENAGANAIFLMTTADYDFSRFLEIGKSVRKAINPDMPLVANIGDFGPGEAQELVEAGFTAVYHVVRLGEGVNTRIDPSMRIRTIKAAKDSGLDLSFCVEPIGPEHSIEEIVDRMFLGKDLEPTVMATMRRIMIPGTPLSAYGHIPEIELARIEAVTRLVMGKNIMAMGVHEPNMPSLLAGCNQIYAETGPNPRDTEEETSKGRGRSVEKCKQMLWEAGYETFTGPARSLQGPLRKRTR, encoded by the coding sequence TTGAGAATTGAGTCAATTCTGAAGAAAGCAGAAAGCGGCGATGGAATTTCGAAAGAAGAAGCTCTGACACTTTTGAGAGAGATTAAACCTGGAAGCAAGGAAATGTATCTGCTGATGCACACAGCTGATCACCTTTCTCGACGACAATTTAATAACAAAGGCGAGGTTCACGCTCAGGTCGGTTTGAACTGGGCACTATGCAGCAAAAGCTGCGAATTCTGTGCCTTTGCGGAGAAACACGGAATCGCTTCAAAAACAATTGAATTGAGCGAAGATGAAGTCGTGAGAAGAGCTAAAAACTTCGAGAATGCTGGAGCCAACGCGATCTTTTTGATGACAACAGCAGATTACGATTTCTCAAGATTTTTAGAGATTGGGAAATCGGTTAGAAAGGCGATCAACCCCGATATGCCGCTAGTTGCAAACATCGGCGATTTTGGACCAGGCGAGGCACAAGAGCTCGTTGAGGCTGGATTCACCGCGGTCTATCACGTTGTCAGGCTCGGAGAAGGAGTGAACACTCGTATCGATCCTTCTATGAGAATACGCACCATCAAAGCTGCGAAAGACTCAGGGCTTGATTTGAGTTTTTGCGTCGAGCCCATTGGACCAGAGCACTCGATTGAAGAAATTGTAGACAGGATGTTCCTCGGGAAGGATCTCGAACCGACTGTTATGGCAACAATGAGGCGTATCATGATCCCAGGAACTCCACTCTCCGCCTATGGACATATCCCTGAGATCGAACTCGCCAGAATAGAGGCCGTTACAAGACTGGTGATGGGGAAGAATATAATGGCGATGGGAGTGCACGAGCCCAATATGCCCTCTCTTTTGGCTGGCTGCAATCAGATTTATGCGGAAACCGGCCCGAATCCCAGAGATACAGAGGAAGAAACAAGCAAAGGAAGAGGACGATCAGTCGAAAAATGCAAACAGATGCTATGGGAAGCAGGGTATGAAACGTTCACGGGGCCAGCAAGATCACTACAGGGACCTCTGAGAAAGAGAACTCGGTAA